The Candidatus Rokuibacteriota bacterium genomic sequence CTGCGCCACGGTGCCGTCGTCGAACGTGAGGAGCAGCGTCCCCCAGTCCTCCACGTCCGCGCCGACGACAGTGTTGAGGAAGGGCCGCCCGGCCGCCGTGAAGGCCGCCGTCTCGGTGAGCTGGGCGGTCTCGGCCATGACGGCGCGCGGGCGCACGGGCCGGCCGCGGAGCCGGCGCCCTTCGTCGACCTTCAGGTAGAGCGCGGCGCCGAGCGGGTGGCATCCCTTGCCGATGAGCGAGCCGCCGCCGCCCGTCTCCCAGCGCTTGTTGATGGGCGCGTGCGTCCCGCCATGGCTTTCCTCGCCGACAATGCGAAGAATGGGACCACCCGCAGCGGTGAGCAGGCGCCGCGCCCGCTGGATGGGCGGGGCGTAGACCCAGTTCTCCGCGTAGCAGAGCCGGACCCCGGCCTCCTGGCAGGCGGCGATGATCTCGTCGCAGGATGCCAAGGCGCGGCGGAGCATCTCGGCCCGCGGGGTCGCGGGCGGGGCGAAGCAGCCCGTGAGCGGCTTCTCGATGATCACGTGCTTGCCGGCCCGGGCCGCCGCGACGGCCAGCGGCGCGTGGAGCGACGTCGGGACGCAGAGGTCGACCACGTCCACGTCGGTCGCGGCAAGCACCTCCTCGGCGCTGGCCGCCACCGTGCTGACGCCGAACTCCGCGGCGAACCGCGCGGCCCGTTCCGGCCGGGCTGCCGCGACCCGCGTGAGCGCCACGTCCACGCCGCGGACCTGATGATAGGCCTCGGCGTGCAGCCGCGCCGAGAAACCGGCCCCGATGAAGCCAACCCTGAGCGTCGAGCCGCCGGCCTTCACCGCCCGAGTCTCGCCGGGCTCCCGCACCTTGTCAATCTAGGAAGCGCGAGCGTAACAAGACGCTCTCTCGGTGAAACTCTAGGTATCGGCGCTGGCCTTGGGAAAAGCTTCCAACATTGAATATGCGTGAGGTATTGAGGCCCATGCGGGCCAGCGAGTCCGCGTGCGCAACTGGTGAGATCAGAACATCGCCATTGTCTTCGAACCCGATGAACCCACGGTCAAAGAGGTGGTCTGCATTCGGGGTCAAGAGCAGTCCATTCTCGCCGTCCAGCCGCTCTGCGTTGGTAGCGTCGCGCCAGGGCTTGCAGTGACTGGCCCTCAAGTGTTCTTCGCGGTTGACGCCGGTGATCCGACACGCGCTTTCTATCTGCATTACGCGCTGCTTGAATAAGCCTTGGCCACGACGCGCCAGCACAACTGCCTGCCGCTCGGTTTCGGGTATCCCGAGATCTTCGCGTAGCCGACTCATTTCGTGCTCTTCCCACTGGATCAAGCCAATCGCCGGCTGGATCGGCAGTTCCTCGCCAACGCGATACCCTCCTATAAGGTTTCGAGCCTCAATCTCAATCAGATCGATCAGCGAGGACGCGAGTGTATCCGGCAATAGGGTCAGGTAAATGTTTTGCAGTCCACCCCCGGTGGGTCGTAAAGGCGAATAGCGCGTGGGCAAAAGGGGTGTCAGCACGCCCATGTGATCGGCGGGGCGGATCGGCAACTGCAACTCGGTGAATCGCACATCGACTCGCCAACCGATGGTTCCCCAATAGGCACCCACCTCGCCGAATTCAAGCGGCTTTGGTGCCTCATAGGCGCGCGAGGCGACAAAGCCTATCGCCTTGATCCATGTATCCGCGAAAGAGAGCACTACATCGCCGGGCGCAACTTCGCGCATAAAGTCGTAGAACGGATTACGGCGGCCGTTAGCATTTCTCTTGGGTGACCACAGATAACCCCCGCGCACCTCGTGACGATAGGTTTGATTCTGGTTAACCCACCAGTAGCGCACGCCGCTCGACCCCCAAGAAATACGCTGGCGCATGGGACGGACGAAGGCTGCTCCCTCGACCCCGCGCCGTGAGATCCGGCGGGCGGGATACGACCCTCCCTTCCACCCCGTCGTCGTACGGGCGGCCCTCGCCCTCGACAACTGGCACGGTCGTGACGCTGAGCGGCATCTCTGGCACGTCCGCAGGCTTGAAGATGCCCTGCGCCGCGATCAGCGGCACGCGCTGCCCTTCGAACTCGAAGCCTTTGGCAAGAACCTCGCGCAACAGCACCTCGTCCCCATGGAGCCCCGTTTGCTCCCTGAGGAACTGAAAAGCCCGCGCGCGGATCCGGATATCGAGATCTGCCTCAGCCATTGAAGATGATATCCGCGTGCCACTCCAAGACCTCCCGACTCGGCTGATCGCGCGGATCCTTGGGAACCCACACGTCGACACGATCCAGCTGGAAGTAGTGCTCGCCGTTATGAAACTCTGCTTTCAGTTTTCGACTCACACGAAAATGATGGTCCGGTGTCACGGTCACATAACCGCGATCAAATAGAGTGTGGATGTCTGATCGCAAGAGCAACCCGTTATCTATCCGGTGGGTAGCGCCTCTTGCAACCGGCTGAATGTGCGCGGCCTCCAGCACTGGTAGGACCTTTCCCCGGGTCACAGCGCACCGGCGTTGGTAGGTATCGGTAATCATCACCTGGAACGTGCCTTGTCCGAGCCGCCGTCTCACCCAGGCCTCCGTCCACTCGACCGGTTGGGCCGGCTCGGCAACACGTTGACCTGAAGCTGGCAGACGACTCATGACTGCCTGCCATAAGACCCGTCCCTCTGGCGAGTCAAGGCCGTAGCCCTTTCCCTGGACGGTCGAGCTTTGAAATCTCCGGGAGGCAGAATCCAATCTCTGTCCGTAAAAAAGAAGGGGGCCTCAAGGAGGATACATCCGATCTCATACCGTTCGTTCGGGGTTGTTGGCCCTTGCGATACTTCTCAATCCGACGACGCATCTCATCGTAGGAACGAGCGCCATTTTTCTCGCCGAAGGCATCCCAGGCTAACCGGGAGTCCAAGATTGACGAGTGCGCGAACATTCCCCCGCCAACGATTTTGTTCTCGGGATAATGGAGCTTGAAGAGGAAGGGCTCGCCAGGCTTCAGCGTTCTGAACAGCCGGTCGCCGCCGGGCTGCCAGAAGTTCACCTCGTCCAGGTCGGGGCGGTCCCGCAGGAAACGGTACCAGTCCCGGTCCGTGACGGCAACATAAGCGCGCACGGGCGGGATTCTAGCAGAGTCGAGCTTGTTCCATTTTGTGGACCGACCCGCCGTATTCCCACTTCTTAGAGCTATGAAAGATGCTGAAACTGACTACCTTGGCCGGGTTTCTGCCACTCTCGGGCACCGGTGCTGTCAGTCATCGTCTGCTGGCTGACAGCTTCTCCTGATGCCGCCACCCAAGTAGCTGATTTGTGGAGGGTGGCTCCTGGCACTCGGCTTGCCCCTCTTGTGACCATGTGGCAGTCGTTTAGATGGTTGATCGGCGTGGCCGCAATCGTCGTCTCGGTCCTACGGCTCGCGCGCTGGCTTCTCGTCCCGGCGCCGGTGCTTCCGTTCGATCCAGTCGCCTACGACCAGCAGCGCGTGCGTGTTGAGGGCGCCGTGACAGCCCTCAAATCGACCGTCTCGCATCGCGGCAATCCGTACTATTTCTTTGTCCTCGACACCAGGCGCGGCACAGTCGTCGTATTCAAGTTCGGCTCACCGAGATGTGCCGAGGGGCAGCGTGCCGCGGTCGAGGGTGTCTTCCATCATGTGTATCAGCGGGGCGGCAAGACGTTCACAGATGAAATCGACGCGGAGTTTGTCAGCTGCGAGTAGCGGGCTGCCCTTTGATCCTAACCGTCTGACGTTCCGCCGATCACCCTAGCCGTTCGGTAACACCTACTGGCCAAGTGTCAGTACCTCCCGGTCACCGGAATCGTCAATCAGTGACGAGTGCCAGGACGTCCCGGTCGGTCGTGGAACCCACGGCGTGGGACGGCATAGGGCAGCTCTGCAAGCAGAGGTTGATCGTGCGGCGCGCGGCGACGAAGGGCATAACAACGCAGCCGTTGGGCGTCCAGATCGAATTCACAGCGCACCAGGCGAGACGACCACATGGGGTCCACGTCGAAAGTATGACCAAGGACGTTGACCGCCCCTCGCTCGGTAGTGCGGCGAACGTAGATCAGCACGCCGCGAGGGTGGGTCTGCAAGTCGAGCTGCCAGGTGAGCGGCATGGGGCGGCGCGCGGGAGCCGCTTCAATCCGGGGGGCGGACCGCTGTCGCGCGGCGGCCACGTATCGAGCGGAGCGCTCTTGAAGGGCCACCAGGCTCTCGTGCTCGAACCGGATCCACACCTTAGTCTGCCAGCGGCCATTGAAGGCTTCGATTGCCGCCTGAAAGCCGAGTCCGCGGGGCGGCGCAAACACGGGAACGACCCCGAGGCTCAGGCACATCCGCATCACGCGGCCGATCGAGTCCTGATGCTGATGGGCACCCTAAGAGATCGTGAGGTTGTCGAATTGCGCGTACGCGGGCAAGCCGACCGCGCGCCAGTGCTCCAGTACCGCATCGACTGCCGCCCGGGCACTTACGATGGGCATCGGCCAGGACTGCACGAGGCCCCCATGCAGAGAGATGGCGTTGAGAATCTCAACGTGGGGCCCTCGCCGAATGGCGAGTCCTTCGATGATGTCGAAGCTGTCGACCTCGGCTTGGCCACGCGCGACGGCCGGCAGGTACCAGCCCAACGGCCGGGGCGGGCGGCGTACACGTCGACGTCCATCCAATGCCCCACGCCGGTCCAGAATGCGGCCGATGGTACGCAGCGAGGGCACCGCCGGCTGCGCCCAACTCATCAGCTCGGCGTGAATGGCGGCGGCACCAAATTCCCCCAGGTCGCTGACGTCTTTCAGTTGTTGTCGCACCTCGAGCACGAGATCCTCGACGCTCCTCGGCGTCCGTCGTGTCCCGTGCGGCTGAGAAGATCGATCCTGCCAGTCCAAGCGATCGAGCTCCTGCCCCCGAGCACGCCCTACCCACAACTGCACCGTGGCCAGACTCACCCCCCATCGGCGCGCAACTTGCCGCAGGCCGCTGCCCGCATGAACCGCGGCCACCATGTCTCGCCGCCACTTCTTCGCCGCCCCTTTTTTGCCATCGCCTCTCCCTCGCCCCAGACTTTTCCGCGATCATACCGACCGGCAGGTCTTGGCATCTCGGTGACCGGGAGGTACTGACACTTGGCCCGCTGCATGCGCCCGTTTCCGTGCGGCCTTTGACCCGCTCTCAACCGCGTGCGGCCGCATGGGGGGACCGGCGGTGTTGCCTGCCCTTCCAATGCTGAAGTGTACGCAGTGCCTTGAGCGTCTCCCCCACCTTTCCCTCGGCGAGACGCAGGTCGTAGAGGCTTTGAAGGTTGAGCCAGAATTCGGGGCTCGTGCGGAAGAAATGACCGAGGCGTAGCGCGGTATCGCCGGTGATGGCGCGCTGGCCATTCAGGATTCCGGTAACGCGATTAGTCGGTACCTTCAGCTGGCGCGCGAGCTCGGCAGCGCTCATGTGGAGCGCCTTCAGTTCTTCGGCGAGATGCTCGCCAGGGGGAATTGCGATGCGTGCCATGTGTTTCTCCCTAGTGATAGTCTACGATTTCGACATTGACCGGCCCGGCCGAACCGTCTGGCTACTCGAAACAGATCCGCCACTGGTCGTTAATGCGAATGCTGTACGGGCCCTCCCGGTCGCCGCTCAGCGCTTCAAAACGGTTGCCCGGCAAGCCAGCAAGGTCCTCGAGTGCCGCGGCCGCCTCGAGACGGTCGAGCTTGAGTTGCGCGGACCGCTCAATCGCGGAGAACGCCTTGACTCGCTTACCGGCGGCGAAGGCTCTGGTTCGTTTGTCCCGATACCCCAGGATCATTTCGAATGGTAGCGAGAAGTATGCGTTACGTCAAGCGTAACTACTGGGAGCCAGAGGGCAGCGCGCGCGACGCTCCGGTTAGCCCGTCGGACGTGAGGCACCAGCGTCTACTGCTGCCCAAGTTTCCCTGCGCTCCCGCGCCTTGTCAATGTCGCTGCGCGGATACATTTGCGGGCCCGGGTCGAACCATGCATTGGTGACTCAGGCCGCAAAAGGCCGGCACGTGCCAGATCTGGCGATCGCGTGGGTTGTAGTAGTTGGTGTTGAGCTTGTGCTCGTACAGGGGCTGGCCGCAGGCCGCGCAGCGGTTGTCATTGGCGCAGCGGCAGTGGACGGTCATCAGTTTGGCGAAGAACTGAGGGGATGGGTCGAGGCAGTTCCCTCGCCACTCGCTGCACACCGGGCACCGCTCGAGACCGCGGGGCGCGCCTTCAGGACCGGCACCCGCTAGTCGGGCCACATCATCGGCATTAGCCTCGCGGCCACCCTTGGTCAGGTCGCCGAGCGCGTAGCCGATCTTCACGACGGACGCGTCGAGGCCGCGCTGCCGCGCCCGGAGATCCGCCGTATCAGGCCATGTCGCCGAGGGCTTGAGCCGGCCAGTGATGCGGACGCCGCCCCGGGGTGGCTTCGGGTCCAGCCGATCGATGCCGTCGGCGCTGATGTACAGGGCCCTCTCGGGTCCGATCACCAGGCACACGTCGAGTCGGTTGGCGCGCCACTGGGCCCTGGCGAGCAGCGAAAGTTCGAGCTCGCCCGAGCCGCCTGGCAGGAGCGTGATGTGATACAGCGTCGGTACCACCCGCGTGACGAGGTACGGGAAACCGTCGAAGAGCGGCAGCTGCGCAGCGGGAGTGGTCAATGCGGTGGCCATGGTGTTCCTCCTTTGGCGGGAGCACGCGGCCTCTGATGCGGTGGGGCTAGACACACCGAAGCCCCGCAGGCGCGGGGCTCGCGCCGTCCTTGCCCTCTTCGGGCCGCATCGCCCGCTCTCGCGGGCACCCACCCGGCTACGGCTTCGGGTTGGGGAGGCGCCGTACTCGACGCCTGCTCTTGATGCTATGTGCTGCCAGAGTACTCGAAGTCGCCGATTCACTCAAGATCCTTCAACCGATGTATCCAATCCACGGCATTGGCGTGACACCGGCCGAGTGCTACTCAGGTGCGAGGCTCTGGCGCTTGCAGATCCCGAACGAGGATCGTGCTGTCATCGACCCGGCGAAACTTCACGGGTACTTGCTCTCGCGCAATCATCCGGTCGGCCGGTTCAAGGCGGCATTCTTTCTGACGCTCGGATACTCTTCGGAGGGCTGGCGCCAGCTCGAGGCGGACCTCCGGAGCCAGCACCTCTCTCAAGATGCCACGCGCCGGGAGCAAACTCGGTACGGCCAGAAATACGCGATCCGGACTAGACTGGTTGGGCCATCGGGGAGCTCGGCGGAAGTGGTAGGCGTCTGGGTCGTGCGTACAGGCGAGGAGTTCCCCAGATTCCTGACGGCCTATCCGGAGGGCGACAGATGAGGTACCAGGTTCTCGATACCATCGTTCTCGATCGTGACCTCGCCGAGCATGGGTTGCGCAAGGGCGACCTCGGCTCGGTGGTCGAAGTCTACGAGCCAGACGGGCTCGAGGTCGAGTTTGTGACCGCGTCCGGGCGAAGCGCAGCGCTGTTGACGCTGACCGGCCGGGACGTGCGCCCTGTATCAGATGACGATTTGGTATCTGTCAGGCCGAAGGCATCAACTTCGGGCTAGATGTCGGAGACGCTCCAAGAGCTTCACCAAACCCCACGTGTCCTGGTGGCAGTAGCGGAGGAGATCGCTCCGCAGTTGGTCCTTGGCTTCCGGCGTCAGCTCGGCCTCCTGGAACAGCAGCCGCTCGAGCTCGAAACTAGCCGTCTCGCCGTCGCCGATCGGCAAGGTGTCGTAGCGGAGCTCGGGCACCATGGCCGGCAGGACGCTCTTGAGGCCGAAGCTGCCGCCGAAGTCCGGGTGATAGACGTGATTGCGCACCACTGGGAGTAGATCCACCAGCCGGTCCGCGATGCTTCGAAGCGGCCCAGCCAGCGCGGGCAGCGCGTCGGCCATCCTCACGAGACATCCGCGCTCGAACCCCGCGTTGTAGGCCACCACACTGCGCCCGGGCTCACAGGCGCGGATCAGCCGCTCGGCCAGCGCCGGGCGCGGATCGCCGGGCCCCCCGGCCAGCCACTCGTGGTGGGTGACGCGGCCGCTGCCGTCTTCCGCGTGGCAGCTGAACTGGACGGGCACCTGGTCCCAGGGATGGCACCCGTTCCAGACTGGAATGGGCAGGCCGACGGTCTCGAAGTCCAGAAAGGCCAGGGGCGGCTGGAAGGCTCGGAGCGCCGCGGCCAATCCCGGTTCGACGATCAATTGCCCCGCTTGGACAGCGCGACGCTGCCTGTCCTGGATGGCTCTGAGCTGGATGTCCTCGGGCAGGTCGTGAATCGTCGCATAGCCCTGCTCCTCGAGCAGCAGAGCCCGGCGGCCGGCAGAGTAGAGCGTGCTGACGTGATGGGGCGGGAGCGCCGGCCAGCAGCGGGCCATGAAGGGACACTCGTAGGGTTTCTTGCAGTGCTCGCCGATCGCCACGTTGGGGAGCGGGCCGGCCAGCATCATCAGCTGGTGCTGGATCGCGCCGGGCATCGCCTCGAGCGCGTCGTGGGCCTGCGCTGTCACGTCCGCGCGGGTGAAGAGATTGCTCAGGTCCGGATACGCGCAGGCCCGATTGAGGTGCATGATCTCCAGCCGCGAGGCCTCCACCCCGCGGTGACCGAGCACGTGCGCCTGCACCGCCACATCCGGCAGGTGCTGCACCTTCACGCTGGTCGTAGACTTCACTTCGATGACGCTGGCGCCCTCCGATCGGCTCTCCAGGATGTCCACCGAGACGAAGACCTGGCTGGCGCGGAACGAAGCCTCGTAGATGACCGGCGTTCTTTGCTGGAGGGCCGCTGTGGTGGCCGCAATGCGCTCGGCGTAGGCGTTGTACGGCAGATCGATCAGCGTGCCGCCGGGCACATAGGTGCGCGCCACCTCGCCCACCTGGGTACCTTCGTCGAACACGGCCTGCAGGGCCTCGTCCGGCTGCAGCTCCGGCGCGGTGGGCTCGTGCACGGTCCACCAGAGCCGCTTGTGGCACTGGAGGCCCGCCATCACGCGGGACTTGGAGAGACGTATGGCGCCGGGCGGCATGGCAGGAGCATAGGGCACGCGCGGCGGGGATGTATCCAATTCGAGGCATTGGCCTGACACGGTTCGAATGCTAAGGGGAGGTATGTCGGCAACGATTCGGCTCTTGACGCGCAGGGCAGGTCTGCTAGACACTGTTGGTACTTCCTCCCCGCTCGACATGCCGAAAGGCCTCGGGCGGGGTTATTTCTTTCCGACCGTCCGTCCCGCCGATGCCCGCTGAGCCTGCGATAAGGCGCGCTGTGGCTTTCATCGATGGCCAGAACCTCTTCCACTCAGCACGCGCGGCCTTTGGCCACACCCATCCGAACTATGATGTGCTCGCCCTAGCAGACCGTCTGTGCCGGCTACAGGGATGGCAGCTGGCCCAGGTGCGCTTCTACACGGGCATCCCGGCCAGAACCGACGACCCGCGCTGGCACCGGTTCTGGTCCGCCAAGCTCGCTGTGATGGGACGCCCTGGCGTCCACGTCTACTCCCGGCCTCTCCGATACCGCACCAAGACGGTACGTCTCCCGAATGGGATGGTGCTCACGTTCATGGCAGGCGAGGAGAAGGGCGTGGACGTCAGGATCGCGCTCGACGTCATCCGTCTCGCTCATCGGGACGGGTACGACGTGGCAGTGCTCTTCAGCCAGAATCAAGATCTTTCCGAGGTCGCCGAGGAAGTCAGGATCATTTCCGCGGAGCGGCGCCGCTGGCTCAAGATTGCTTGTGCCTTCCCCTCCAGCTCTACTAGCCGCAGTCGGCGCGGTATCGACAAGACCGATTGGATAAGGATCGACTGGGCCACCTATGATGCCTGCCTCGACAGCCGGGACTACCGGTAGCCGTGGTCAGGTCTTGCAATCCGACATCCGGCCTCGGCAGATGGTCGATCGCCGCGGCGAAGTCCCGCGAACAGTGTAGGAAAGCAAAACCTGACCCTCGATCTCCTTGCGCGGGAGGACAATTGTCTATACATTATCCGGGTGCGGTTTGAGTGGGATCCGCGGAAGGCGGATGCGAACCTCCGCGCTCACGGGATTGGCTTCGCGGAGGCCGTCACGGTCTTGGAAGACTCCTTCGCTCTGACCCGTGAGGATCCCGACGCCGTGGGAGAGCAGCGGTTCGCGACGCTGGGTTTGAGCGACCAGGCGAACCTGCTGGTGGTTGTATACGCGTACCGGGAGCCAGACATCGTCCGAATGCTCTCCGCGTGGAGGGCGAACAAGCGTCAGAGGGGGCTCTATGAAAAGGCTCGTAGCTGAGAGGTATCGCGACCTAGATTTCTCGCGCGGGAAGCGCGGCCCGGTGATCAAGCCCGAGCCCGGCAAGACGAAGATTTCGATCCGGCTTGACAACGCCGTGCTCGAGCACTTTCGCGACTTGGTACACAAGGCCGGCGGCGGCAACTATCAGACATTGATCAACGACGCGCTCCTCGAGCACATCCAGCGGCGTTCCACCCTCGACGCCGTACGGCAGGTCGTCCGGGAAGCGCTCGCGCCCTATGGGCCCGCGCGGGGGAATCAGGACACGCGAAGCCGGAAGCGCCCGAGAGGGCGACGTCGAGTGGCTGGATAAGGAGAAACCCATCCCCACCATGATGCTCGGCGGTAGCCGGGCTTGCGGCAAAGGCGGCGGCCATGGAATGCGTGGTTTGTAAGCGCGGCGAGACTCGCCCGGGCACTGCGACGGTCACGGTGAAACGCAACTCCACGGTCTTGGTGATCAAGGGGGTCCCCGCCGAATCTGCGCCAATTGCGGTGAGGAGTACGTCGGTGAAGCCACGACGGCGCACCTGTTGCGCACCGCTGAAGAGGTGTCACGCGCAGGCGTTGAGGTAGACGTTCGCGAGTACGTGGGCCCGTGAGCCTACGACCGCGTCAGCTCCGCCCTAGATATCGGAGACGCTCCAAGAGCTTCACGAGCCCCCACGTGTCCTGGTGGCAGTAGCGGAGAAGATCGCTCCGGAGCTGGGCCTTGGCCTCCGGCGTCAACTCACCCCCCTGGGAAATCAGCCGCTCGAGCTCGAGGCTGGCCGTCGCGCCGTCGCCGATCGCCAGGTTGTCATAGCGGAGCTCGGGCACCATGGCCGGCAGGACGCTCTTGAGGGTGAAGCTGCCTCCGAAGTCCGCGGGATCGACGTGATTGCGCACCAGCGGTGACAAGTCCACCAGCCGATCCGCGATGCTTCGAAGCGGCCCAGCCAGCGCAGGCAGCGCGGGGTGGCATGGGAGGAGCATGGGACAGGCGCGCAGCGGGCCGCAATTGCCTCGTGGAAGAGATGCCCCGGTGAAAGGGCTCGCCCCGGCTACCATAGCCGCATGGCTCATCGGAGATCGCCTGCTACCGTTGCGGACCCCGCGCTCCTCGAGCGCGTCAAGGGAATCGTCCGCCGGGTCCTCGGCCACACGCCCGCCGATGTGTATCTCTTCGGATCCTGGGCCCGCGGGGCGCAGCGCCCCACAAGCGACATCGACGTAGCCATCGAGTCGGCGGAACTACTGCCTCGCGCCCTGCTCGCTTCCCTGCGGGAGGCGCTCGAGGAGAGCACCATCCCCAATCGCGTCGACGTGGTGGACCTGGCCGAAACGGATGTTGCGTTTCGCGACCGCGTTCACCGCGAGGGCATCCGTTGGATCCCCTCCGGCCGCGCCGATGACCGAAACCTCACGTCCCACACGTACAACGAGGGCCTCGCCGAGGCGATCTTCAAGAGGGCGCCGGGGCACTTGGCCACCCTCGAGGCGTGGTTGGGAGCGATGCAGAACCGGCTGCCGGCCAAGCCCTAGGCAGGCGGCGCAAGCCAGTTCACTCTCTGGAGGTCCTGGACAGCTCCACGCTGCCCCGAGGGTAGTAGGCCGCCGCGGTGGTGCCGCCCGGCTACTTCCGCCGCCGGGCTACGCGCCGCTCGAGAGCCGCGCCCCAGGCGGCAAGGAAGGTCGTGAGGAAGGCGTGCTCTTTCGCCGGCTCCACCGCCAGCGGGGCCAGCGCCATGGCCGTGGCGAGGGCGACATGGTAGCCCTCGGATCGCGACGCCGTCGCGCGGCGGTAGGCCGGATGAGCCTCGTTGATCCAGACCGTCGTCTCGATCAGGCGCGCCAGCTCCGGATCGTCTGGCCGCGGCTCGAACTGGATGCTGAGCCCGTAGCGCGCCGGCTTGCGCGTGCCGCCCGCCGAGGGCAGCGCCACCTCGGATGACAGGGGCGCGGCGGGCTCCGCCACGCCGGGCGCGGGTGTCGTGGGCTCCTTGATCGGTCCGGCGTCTGCCACCGCATCCGGCGCGGCCTCGGCCGGCGCAACGGCGAGAGGGGCCGGACCGGCCACGGACTCGGGCACGCCGGGTCCCCGGCCTGTCGGCAGTGCGCGCTGGCCTCCCGCTCGGCGTTCGACGAGCGCGGCCAGGAGCGGGAATTCCTCGGCGAGGTCCACGAGCACCGCCTCGAGGTCGCGCTCCACGGGCCGCGCCGCGCGCCGGCGCGCTTCGGCGCCCGCCTCGCGGAGGTCGCCCCATTCGGCGAGCTGGCGCGCCACGCTTTCCTGGATCGCCTTGCGGTAGGCAAGGTAGACGGCGCCGCGCGGGCCCGTCCGGATGAAGTCGGCCTTGTTGAGCGTGAGCGCCTGGGCCAGCGCGGGCACCTCGATCAGCCCGCCGACCCGGTCCGGCGAGGACGGCGCGAGACCGAGCCACTCCCAGCCGCGCTTGATCACCTTCCCGAATGTGCTGATGGCGAGGCCGCGGCGCTCTTCTCGAAGCGGCAGCCGGTCGCGTACCAGATAGCCCGACGCTGCGGGCTTCCGCTTCCGCGGCAGGCGCACGGCGATGGACGCCCGCTCCGGCGCCTGCCACGCCTCGGGCGCGAGCGGCCGCCCGTTGACGGCGAAGCGCACGCCGCGAGGGTAGTGCTCGGCCAGGATCTCCGACAGGTCCGGATCGAGCAGCGGCTGGAAGTGCCGTCGGAGCGCCGCCTCGATGAAGCCGGGGTCGAGAAGCGGCGAGAGCG encodes the following:
- a CDS encoding Gfo/Idh/MocA family oxidoreductase; translated protein: MKAGGSTLRVGFIGAGFSARLHAEAYHQVRGVDVALTRVAAARPERAARFAAEFGVSTVAASAEEVLAATDVDVVDLCVPTSLHAPLAVAAARAGKHVIIEKPLTGCFAPPATPRAEMLRRALASCDEIIAACQEAGVRLCYAENWVYAPPIQRARRLLTAAGGPILRIVGEESHGGTHAPINKRWETGGGGSLIGKGCHPLGAALYLKVDEGRRLRGRPVRPRAVMAETAQLTETAAFTAAGRPFLNTVVGADVEDWGTLLLTFDDGTVAQITGGDTVLGGIRNQLGIYAARAVVLCNINPNDSVQAYAPDAAVFGDEYLVEKLETKAGWSAPQPDEDWMTGYPQEIQDFVEAIVHDREPLSGAALARDVIAVIYGAYLSAAEGRRVDLTPYLAPLTPAR
- a CDS encoding HNH endonuclease signature motif containing protein → MRQRISWGSSGVRYWWVNQNQTYRHEVRGGYLWSPKRNANGRRNPFYDFMREVAPGDVVLSFADTWIKAIGFVASRAYEAPKPLEFGEVGAYWGTIGWRVDVRFTELQLPIRPADHMGVLTPLLPTRYSPLRPTGGGLQNIYLTLLPDTLASSLIDLIEIEARNLIGGYRVGEELPIQPAIGLIQWEEHEMSRLREDLGIPETERQAVVLARRGQGLFKQRVMQIESACRITGVNREEHLRASHCKPWRDATNAERLDGENGLLLTPNADHLFDRGFIGFEDNGDVLISPVAHADSLARMGLNTSRIFNVGSFSQGQRRYLEFHRESVLLRSRFLD
- a CDS encoding HNH endonuclease yields the protein MRRRLGQGTFQVMITDTYQRRCAVTRGKVLPVLEAAHIQPVARGATHRIDNGLLLRSDIHTLFDRGYVTVTPDHHFRVSRKLKAEFHNGEHYFQLDRVDVWVPKDPRDQPSREVLEWHADIIFNG
- a CDS encoding leucine zipper domain-containing protein, which translates into the protein MVAAVHAGSGLRQVARRWGVSLATVQLWVGRARGQELDRLDWQDRSSQPHGTRRTPRSVEDLVLEVRQQLKDVSDLGEFGAAAIHAELMSWAQPAVPSLRTIGRILDRRGALDGRRRVRRPPRPLGWYLPAVARGQAEVDSFDIIEGLAIRRGPHVEILNAISLHGGLVQSWPMPIVSARAAVDAVLEHWRAVGLPAYAQFDNLTIS
- a CDS encoding HigA family addiction module antitoxin, which gives rise to MARIAIPPGEHLAEELKALHMSAAELARQLKVPTNRVTGILNGQRAITGDTALRLGHFFRTSPEFWLNLQSLYDLRLAEGKVGETLKALRTLQHWKGRQHRRSPHAAARG
- a CDS encoding type II toxin-antitoxin system RelE/ParE family toxin; the encoded protein is MILGYRDKRTRAFAAGKRVKAFSAIERSAQLKLDRLEAAAALEDLAGLPGNRFEALSGDREGPYSIRINDQWRICFE
- a CDS encoding DUF4926 domain-containing protein, whose product is MRYQVLDTIVLDRDLAEHGLRKGDLGSVVEVYEPDGLEVEFVTASGRSAALLTLTGRDVRPVSDDDLVSVRPKASTSG
- a CDS encoding DUF2779 domain-containing protein, coding for MPYAPAMPPGAIRLSKSRVMAGLQCHKRLWWTVHEPTAPELQPDEALQAVFDEGTQVGEVARTYVPGGTLIDLPYNAYAERIAATTAALQQRTPVIYEASFRASQVFVSVDILESRSEGASVIEVKSTTSVKVQHLPDVAVQAHVLGHRGVEASRLEIMHLNRACAYPDLSNLFTRADVTAQAHDALEAMPGAIQHQLMMLAGPLPNVAIGEHCKKPYECPFMARCWPALPPHHVSTLYSAGRRALLLEEQGYATIHDLPEDIQLRAIQDRQRRAVQAGQLIVEPGLAAALRAFQPPLAFLDFETVGLPIPVWNGCHPWDQVPVQFSCHAEDGSGRVTHHEWLAGGPGDPRPALAERLIRACEPGRSVVAYNAGFERGCLVRMADALPALAGPLRSIADRLVDLLPVVRNHVYHPDFGGSFGLKSVLPAMVPELRYDTLPIGDGETASFELERLLFQEAELTPEAKDQLRSDLLRYCHQDTWGLVKLLERLRHLARS
- a CDS encoding NYN domain-containing protein, with translation MAFIDGQNLFHSARAAFGHTHPNYDVLALADRLCRLQGWQLAQVRFYTGIPARTDDPRWHRFWSAKLAVMGRPGVHVYSRPLRYRTKTVRLPNGMVLTFMAGEEKGVDVRIALDVIRLAHRDGYDVAVLFSQNQDLSEVAEEVRIISAERRRWLKIACAFPSSSTSRSRRGIDKTDWIRIDWATYDACLDSRDYR
- a CDS encoding BrnT family toxin, yielding MRFEWDPRKADANLRAHGIGFAEAVTVLEDSFALTREDPDAVGEQRFATLGLSDQANLLVVVYAYREPDIVRMLSAWRANKRQRGLYEKARS
- a CDS encoding BrnA antitoxin family protein encodes the protein MKRLVAERYRDLDFSRGKRGPVIKPEPGKTKISIRLDNAVLEHFRDLVHKAGGGNYQTLINDALLEHIQRRSTLDAVRQVVREALAPYGPARGNQDTRSRKRPRGRRRVAG